In Sphaerisporangium krabiense, the DNA window TCGGACGCTGGCCGTAGCCGAACCTCGTGCGCTTGCGCTTGCCCTGCCTGTTGATCGTGTTCACGCTCGTGACCTTGACGCCGAAGATCTGCTCGATAGCGATCTTGACCTGGGTCTTGTTGGCCGTCTTGCGCACCAGGAACGTGTACTTGTTGTGCTCATCGATCAGGCCGTAGCTCTTCTCGGAGACGATCGGCTTGATGATGATGTCGCGCGGGTCGGCGATCTTCTGCATCAGGCGTCTTCCTTCCCGCCGTTGCCCAGCCGCGCCACGACCTGGTCGTAGGCCTCACGGGTGAAGACCAGGTCGTCGTAGCAGAGCACGTCATAGGTGTTCAGCTGGCCGGCGTCCAG includes these proteins:
- the rplW gene encoding 50S ribosomal protein L23, with the translated sequence MQKIADPRDIIIKPIVSEKSYGLIDEHNKYTFLVRKTANKTQVKIAIEQIFGVKVTSVNTINRQGKRKRTRFGYGQRPSTKRAIVSLVEGDRIDIFGQIG